From a single Ischnura elegans chromosome 7, ioIscEleg1.1, whole genome shotgun sequence genomic region:
- the LOC124161990 gene encoding uncharacterized protein LOC124161990, translating to MHRSNGYNADQVVPILEQLQDVPEDCSEAEDDPVVVYDGGVDAEEDSEESLTEDSSEDTGNEGEEYVPYQPPTTRTLRRGPQIQPPVDQVASTVPARGTGSPWNCPGPLPWCSGPSRTWGWRCCSRTC from the exons ATGCATCGGTCAAACGGATACAACGCAGACCAGGTCGTTCCTATTCTCGAGCAACTTCAGGATGTGCCTGAGGATTGCTCTGAGGCGGAGGATGATCCTGTTGTAGTGTATGACGGCGGCGTTGACGCTGAGGAAGACAGTGAAGAGTCCTTGACTGAAGATTCAAGCGAAGACACTG GTAATGAAGGTGAGGAGTACGTTCCCTATCAGCCGCCAACCACCCGCACACTACGACGTGGTCCCCAAATACAGCCTCCCGTGGACCAAGTCGCATCCACAGTTCCTGCTCGAGGGACGGGGTCACCCTGGAACTGCCCAGGGCCTCTGCCGTGGTGCTCGGGGCCATCGAGGACGTGGGGGTGGCGATGCTGTAGTCGCACCTGCTGA